A region of Lepeophtheirus salmonis chromosome 13, UVic_Lsal_1.4, whole genome shotgun sequence DNA encodes the following proteins:
- the LOC121128266 gene encoding protein FAM185A: MIRNLVKPSRCLQIRGFASESPTNKREKKTVLFEKRHDVPAFGGSLWLSSPTDVKVTSLAPHEYPNLDRAIIKVTGNNQELKDKAEFASKLEGKKLKFYCSTRLPIDSSEIQATVSIPVVHNVFADVESNGSLDVGDLMESDFCHLKGSDGDITVSRVKTNSLTVQSSGKGDIYCCGAIQGNIKITSGGSGSVACEKRFSGPSLDIVTDTGDISVAACYSETSKFSTNYGSMNLRNIHNESYIAVYNQGNVKIQGVDGSTNIFVKKGDIDCHISIVRHESRIHAEDGDIIVKVSDNFPLKISVNAVEVIPDINFSVHGKITPKDDGYVNYYATIHPDKFSPTLEIIAENGRVLLESQDWAASLGLKIPVNNNTHLG, encoded by the exons ATGATAAGAAACTTGGTTAAACCTTCGAGATGTCTTCAGATCCGTGGTTTTGCCTCGGAGTCTCCTACaaacaaaagagaaaaaaagacagTGCTGTTTGAAAAACGACACGACGTCCCTGCGTTCGGAGGGTCTCTCTGGCTCTCAAGCCCAACGGATGTAAAAGTCACATCTCTTGCTCCACATGAGTATCCTAACTTGGATAGAGCCATCATTAAG GTCACGGGCAATAACCAGGAACTGAAAGACAAGGCAGAATTCGCTTCAAAGCTGGAGGGGAAGAAGCTCAAGTTTTATTGTAGCACGAGGTTGCCAATAGATTCATCAGAAATCCAGGCCACTGTCTCG ATTCCTGTTGTTCATAATGTATTTGCGGACGTGGAATCCAATGGGTCTCTTGATGTTGGCGACTTGATGGAGTCagatttttgtcatttaaaaggGAGTGATGGGGACATCACGGTTTCCCGTGTCAAGACCAATAGTTTAACAGTTCAATCATCTGGCAAAGGTGATATTTATTGTTGTGGAGCAATTCAGGGAAACATAAAGATTACTTCTGGTGGATCGGGAAGTGTGGCTTGTGAAAAACGATTTTCAGGTCCTTCTTTAGATATAGTAACGGATACAGGAGATATAAGTGTAGCAGCATGCTACTCTGAAACTTCTAAATTCTCCACCAACTATGGAAGCATGAACCTGAGGAACATTCATAACGAATCATATATTGCTGTATATAATCAG ggAAATGTTAAGATTCAAGGAGTCGATGGGTCCacgaatatatttgttaaaaaaggagATATTGATTGTCATATTAGCATTGTTCGTCATGAGTCTCGTATTCATGCTGAAGATGGGGATATCATTGTTAAAGTATCTGATAATTTCCCACTTAAAATATCCGTGAATGCAGTCGAAGTTATACCAGACATAAACTTTAGTGTGCATGGAAAAATCACTCCTAAAGATGACGGATATGTGAATTACTATGCCACAATACATCCTGATAAATTTTCTCCTACTTTAGAAATCATTGCTGAAAATGGACGAGTTCTGTTAGAATCTCAGGATTGGGCCGCTAGTTTAGGACTTAAGATTCCAGTTAACAATAATACTCATTTAGGTTGA
- the LOC121128267 gene encoding histone H3-like — MDLSDSSDPPTPSSISSDSSDESSLSDDIPPSRPLSYHLSESPEPTATSSFRRKMDPPVRKPRVVNKKPKWLRDIHRYRRSTELLIRKMPFYRLVKEIINQIACTDFKVQVLAISALQEGCENYITDLFEKSNLCCIHARRVTLMPKDIRLARRIGLL, encoded by the coding sequence atgGATCTCTCTGATTCGTCGGATCCTCCGACTCCATCATCAATATCATCTGACTCTAGCGATGAATCCTCACTCTCAGATGATATTCCTCCATCTCGACCCTTGTCATATCATCTTAGCGAGAGTCCAGAACCAACCGCCACCTCATCCTTTCGTCGCAAGATGGATCCTCCTGTTAGAAAGCCTCGTGTTGTGAATAAGAAACCAAAATGGCTGAGGGATATACATCGCTATCGTCGCTCCACAGAGCTTCTCATTCGAAAAATGCCATTTTATAGACTTGTGAAGGAAATCATCAACCAAATAGCGTGCACAGATTTTAAAGTTCAAGTTCTCGCCATATCTGCGCTTCAAGAAGGCTGTGAAAATTACATTACTGATTTATTTGAGAAGTCAAACCTTTGTTGTATTCATGCCAGACGAGTTACTTTAATGCCTAAAGATATACGTCTTGCCCGAAGGATTGGGCTCCTCTAA
- the AMPKalpha gene encoding 5'-AMP-activated protein kinase catalytic subunit alpha-2, with the protein MGDSKAPLTAQLSGGTPLVQIGHYVLGETLGIGTFGKVKVGFHQITGHKVAVKILNRQKIKNLDVVGKIRREIQNLKLFRHPHIIKLYQVISTPTDIFMVMEHVAGGELFDYIVKHGKLKENEARRFFQQIISGVEYCHRHNVVHRDLKPENLLLDGSLNVKIADFGLSNMMMDGEFLRTSCGSPNYAAPEVISGKLYAGPEVDIWSCGVILYALLCGTLPFDDEHVPALFRKIKSGVFPIPDYLNKKAVSLLCHMLQTDPMKRATVDEIRKHEWFMKDLPAYLFPEDDSDSAVCDEEAVEEACEKFGVDPSEIHAVLNSEDLQNPLYIAYRLIVDNKKIAEKFMDEEISKLNAFFMDQPQHDIGDKKLHLGNTTSSGTSTEIQGAKHHPERIAPLRERSVNTQPTEKTHRGNPIKRAKWHLGIRSQSKPQDIMNEVYKAMKTLNYEWKVINPYHVHVRRANPVVKHFVKMSLQLYQVDYKSYLLDFKSLPSDDDNNKLTQEVGGGGGEQDHGSNSNNLNNSSSSINVVESNGHHTMEFFEMCASLITQLAR; encoded by the exons ATGGGGGACTCAAAGGCACCATTAACAGCGCAGCTCTCTGGTGGAACTCCACTTGTTCAAATTGGGCATTATGTTCTCGGAGAGACATTGGGGATTGGAACTTTTGGAAAAGTTAAAg ttgGATTCCACCAGATTACGGGTCATAAAGTTGCCGTCAAGATACTGAACCgacagaaaatcaaaaatttggaTGTTGTTGGAAAAATTCGTCGAGAAATTCAGAATCTGAAATTGTTTCGTCATCCtcatattatcaaattatatcagGTCATTTCAACACCTACTGATATATTTATGGTGATGGAACATGTTGCTGGTGGCGAGCTTTTTGATTACATCGTCAAACATGGCAAA CTAAAAGAAAATGAGGCAAGAAGATTTTTTCAGCAAATTATCTCTGGAGTAGAGTACTGCCACCGGCACAATGTTGTTCATCGTGATTTAAAGCCTGAAAATCTTTTGTTGGATGGTTCCTTGAACGTCAAAATTGCTGATTTTG GTTTATCTAATATGATGATGGATGGTGAATTCCTACGTACAAGTTGTGGTTCTCCTAATTATGCAGCTCCTGAGGTGATATCTGGAAAACTTTATGCTGGGCCTGAGGTTGATATTTGGTCCTGTGGTGTCATTTTGTATGCTCTCCTCTGTGGCACTTTACCATTTGATGATGAACATGTTCCTGCTCTATTTAGAAAGATTAAAT CTGGAGTATTTCCCATTCCGGATTACCTAAACAAAAAAGCAGTTAGCTTACTATGCCACATGTTGCAAACTGATCCCATGAAACGGGCCACTGTGGATGAAATTAGGAAACATGAATGGTTTATGAAGGATTTGCCAGCTTATTTGTTTCCAGAAGATGATTCCGACTCTGCGGTTTGTGATGAAGAGGCCGTTGAGGAGGCTTGCGAAAAGTTTGGAGTAGACCCTTCCGAAATTCATGCTGTCTTGAATTCTGAGGATCTGCAAAACCCTCTTTACATTGCTTATAGACTTATTGTGGATAATAAGAAAATTGCTGAAAAGTTTATGGATGAAGAAATCTCGAAACTTAA TGCCTTTTTTATGGATCAACCACAGCATGACATAGGTGATAAGAAATTGCACTTGGGAAATACGACTTCTTCTGGTACCAGCACGGAAATACAAGGAGCCAAGCATCATCCTGAAAGAATTGCGC CTTTACGAGAGAGAAGTGTCAATACTCAGCCTACTGAAAAGACTCATCGAGGTAATCCTATTAAGAGAGCCAAGTGGCACCTGGGAATTCGTTCCCAAAGTAAGCCTCAAGACATTATGAACGAAGTTTATAAGGcaatgaaaactttgaattat gaGTGGAAAGTAATTAATCCTTATCATGTTCATGTAAGGAGAGCCAATCCTGTGGTTAAACATTTTGTAAAGATGTCCCTCCAATTATACCAAGTAGATTATAAGAGTTATCTTTTGGATTTTAAGAGTTTGCCCTCTGATGATGACAACAACAAACTAACTCAAGAAGTTGGAGGAGGAGGAG GGGAACAAGATCATGGATCCAACTCGAATAATCTAAATAATAGCTCATCCAGCATCAACGTTGTGGAG AGCAATGGACATCATACCATGGAGTTTTTTGAAATGTGCGCATCTTTGATTACGCAATTGGCAAGATAA
- the LOC121128262 gene encoding uncharacterized protein isoform X2, protein MYHAGSWMDRTPKMKISVGKLTKVFVLYYLHRILPDDKFNEYLQSMTNAKEMVMAIEIFNGKIYSCDEILNYTLDSQIFKDLCKKIDFTNKLVLNYLKNASLLHIRRQFQEAVEMNSDISLESVIDSSSVLFSTSNRNQKLYEVVDLTFMDSSDHSSSPPSPDPLREESNASSDSQREKEMGAKRPFNTFESPVDFVLSKKIRTINNDDVTLEEEEGLIPLNLKDYIKKQISEINESTFDPPSSKKAKGTTSKRLLSQTKWTIDDDKLIISFVHSEEDNIMKKWKLRKKISDFLPYEELFQRSASALYNRWKLFIYPFLVLYNEKSDILCWRLKFFQILKERNYSSIIDVPWLVMVDLLPINNLQTYKGLFDNFKNKSRKTSFTEIIAYAITNLTEKLYHINKLKTYHESFLKVNKGSQSSKHNSSNINVSAKNVSTSLHVSQIRPPLNNKISVKDDLICSPLVSTVNVRKNLLPSSILSSHQPQNTQSSSNKKNDSFLTTTSWHSPLLSQAKNPDSSKQDSNEKMESHLIPNTLRLSTKNNVVIAPVNNPKNPSFEKSGDKELNWSLNHDMELLYAVLRINPLFLELFNKIIFPCFEIDHLRRQFSMDIDLLKNRWDNVLVPALKTKYSNANWEWSLICHIIFFNYSNNIEIEWNKIRINGKTTDELQKYIMSYSRNEKNDLKRLVKTRLLSMLEELFRNPDLSEKTQVTLSTVDIHKIDAPIERQITQVSFVDNLSAPFEFSESKAIVDHVFLYHPNLDLQTSQMKSSFFKNLLPSRPLHCVHMHWEKLVCVYLFSQRIDNWKMSFLEFISHWQFSSFNIVFSDIRVAKLYAHIPEDARKRFIKTCILFSDANNGTLSFLMKIKFCYEHLRLKKDDLSKYDKILEYSIPLFSPHQKTEDKNWDSGYKSRSCFSFSEKLEILKKVIGAYPDEDASLVSPSIKFFTNIAPLFDRKYVSLKDHWHRSIRLMLLLFKHKKINGNWEYDVLSHFVRSNIQSRQNIDWPNTMMQFPYLTTNAISSVLAYAMKKKEDGSFLEKLKNAMETAKIKNRSIENEQWKDILQYYRNYEENRKKN, encoded by the exons ATGTACCATGCAGGAAGTTGGATGGATCGAACGCCCAA GATGAAAATATCCGTAGGTAAATTAACAAAAGTGTTTGTTTTGTACTATCTTCACCGAATCTTACCGGATGACAAATTTAATGAATACCTTCAG AGTATGACCAATGCAAAGGAAATGGTGATGGCCATAGAAATATTCAATGGGAAAATTTATAGTTgtgatgaaatattaaattatactttggATTCCCAGATATTTAAAgatctatgtaaaaaaatagactttacTAATAAGTTGGTCCTAAACTACCTCAAAAATGCGTCCCTCCTTCATATCAGACGACAGTTCCAAGAGGCAGTAGAAATGAATTCAGACATCAGTCTCGAGTCTGTCATTGACTCTTCCagtgttttattttctacttcAAATAGGAATCAAAAGTTATATGAAGTTGTGGACTTGACATTTATGGATTCAAGTGATCATAGCTCCTCACCACCTTCTCCGGATCCTCTTCGTGAGGAATCAAATGCATCTTCAGATTCCCAGAGGGAAAAAGAAATGGGTGCAAAAAGACcatttaatacttttgaatCACCTGTTGACTTTGTATTATCCAAGAAAATAAGAACGATTAATAATGATGATGTCActttagaagaagaagaaggtttAATACcattgaatttaaaagattaCATTAAGAAGCAAATTTCTGAAATCAATGAAAGTACATTTGATCCTCCGTCTTCCAAGAAAGCAAaag gaaCTACTTCCAAAAGACTTTTATCCCAAACTAAGTGGACTATTGATGATGACAAACTCATAATTTCATTTGTCCATTCTGAAGAGGATAATatcatgaaaaaatggaaattgagGAAGAAAATATCGGATTTTTTACCATATGAGGAACTTTTCCAACGCTCTGCGAGTGCATTGTACAATCGAtggaaattgtttatttatcccTTTCTAGTTTTGTATAATGAAAAGTCAGACATTTTGTGTTGgcgtttaaaattttttcaaattcttaaagAACGAAACTACTCTTCTATTATTGACGTCCCATGGTTAGTGATGGTAGACTTGCTtccaataaataatttgcaaacGTATAAAGGATTATTTGACAACTTTAAGAACAAGTCCAGAAAAACATCTTTCACAGAAATTATTGCTTACGCCATAACAAATCTTACCGAAAAATTATACcacattaacaaattaaaaacgTACCATGAATCCTTTCTAAAAGTAAACAAGGGATCTCAAAGTAGCAAACATAATTCTAGTAATATTAATGTATCAGCTAAGAATGTATCAACTTCTTTACATGTGAGTCAAATTCGGCCTCCCCTCAACAATAAAATCTCGGTGAAAGATGATCTAATTTGTTCTCCTCTGGTATCTACAGTTAATGTGAGAAAAAATCTACTTCCTTCCTCTATTTTAAGCTCTCATCAACCTCAAAATACTCAATCTagttctaacaaaaaaaatgattcattctTAACAACGACCTCCTGGCATTCGCCTTTATTATCTCAAGCCAAAAATCCCGATTCATCAAAACAAGATTCAAATGAAAAGATGGAATCACATTTGATTCCAAACACCTTACGTCTGTCCAcgaaaaataatgttgtaattGCTCCAGTCAATAATCCAAAAAACCCTTCATTTGAGAAAAGTGGAGACAAAGAACTCAATTGGAGCTTGAACCATGATATGGAGTTGCTTTACGCTGTTCTGAGGATTAATCCTCTTTTCTTagaactatttaataaaattatattcccaTGCTTTGAGATTGATCATCTGAGAAGACAATTTTCTATGGACATTGACCTTTTAAAGAATCGATGGGATAATGTTCTAGTACCTGCATTGAAAACGAAATACAGTAATGCAAATTGGGAATGGTCTCTAATttgtcatattatatttttcaattattctaacAACATTGAAATTGAATGGAACAAAATTCGAATAAACGGAAAAACAACTgatgaattacaaaaatatattatgtcctATTCTAGGAACGAAAAGAACGATTTAAAAAGATTAGTCAAAACAAGACTTTTATCAATGTTGGAAGAATTATTCAGAAATCCTGACTTATCGGAAAAGACACAAGTTACTTTGTCTACTGTAGATATACACAAGATTGACGCACCTATTGAAAGGCAAATTACCCAAGTCAGCTTTGTGGATAATTTATCCGCACCTTTTGAATTCTCTGAATCTAAAGCTATTGTCGACCATGTTTTCCTTTATCATCCCAATTTGGATCTTCAGACTTCTCAAATGAAatcatcttttttcaaaaatctattaccTTCTAGACCATTGCATTGTGTTCATATGCATTGGGAAAAACTagtatgtgtttatttattctCTCAACGTATAGATAATTGGAAAATGTCATTCTTGGAGTTCATTAGTCATTGGCAATTTTCCTCCTTTAATATTGTTTTCAGTGATATTAGAGTTGCTAAATTATATGCTCACATTCCCGAAGATGCAAGAAAAAGATTCATTAAAACGTGTATATTATTTAGTGATGCAAACAATGGTACGCTatcttttcttatgaaaatcaaattttgctaTGAacatttaagattaaaaaaagacgATCTTTCTAAGTATGATAAAATCCTGGAGTATAGCATTCCTTTATTCTCACCTCATCAGAAAACAGAAGATAAGAACTGGGATTCGGGATATAAATCCCGATCTTGTTTTTCTTTCTCAGAAAAATTGGAgattcttaaaaaagtaataggaGCATATCCTGACGAAGATGCATCATTAGTTAGTCCTtctatcaaattttttacaaatatagctCCACTGTTTGATAGGAAATATGTGTCTTTGAAGGATCATTGGCATAGGTCTATAAGATTAATGTTATTGctatttaagcataaaaaaattaatggcaaCTGGGAATACGACGTGTTATCCCACTTCGTTCGAAGTAATATACAAAGTAGGCAAAATATCGACTGGCCTAATACGATGATGCAGTTTCCTTATCTAACTACTAATGCCATAAGTAGCGTCCTTGCATATgccatgaagaaaaaagaagacgGATCTTTCTtagaaaaactcaaaaatgcaATGGAGactgcaaaaattaaaaatagatcgATAGAGAACGAGCAGTGGAAAGATATTCTTCAGTACTACAGAAACTATGAagagaacagaaaaaaaaattaa
- the LOC121128262 gene encoding uncharacterized protein isoform X1, whose amino-acid sequence MYHAGSWMDRTPKMKISVGKLTKVFVLYYLHRILPDDKFNEYLQVENYQSMTNAKEMVMAIEIFNGKIYSCDEILNYTLDSQIFKDLCKKIDFTNKLVLNYLKNASLLHIRRQFQEAVEMNSDISLESVIDSSSVLFSTSNRNQKLYEVVDLTFMDSSDHSSSPPSPDPLREESNASSDSQREKEMGAKRPFNTFESPVDFVLSKKIRTINNDDVTLEEEEGLIPLNLKDYIKKQISEINESTFDPPSSKKAKGTTSKRLLSQTKWTIDDDKLIISFVHSEEDNIMKKWKLRKKISDFLPYEELFQRSASALYNRWKLFIYPFLVLYNEKSDILCWRLKFFQILKERNYSSIIDVPWLVMVDLLPINNLQTYKGLFDNFKNKSRKTSFTEIIAYAITNLTEKLYHINKLKTYHESFLKVNKGSQSSKHNSSNINVSAKNVSTSLHVSQIRPPLNNKISVKDDLICSPLVSTVNVRKNLLPSSILSSHQPQNTQSSSNKKNDSFLTTTSWHSPLLSQAKNPDSSKQDSNEKMESHLIPNTLRLSTKNNVVIAPVNNPKNPSFEKSGDKELNWSLNHDMELLYAVLRINPLFLELFNKIIFPCFEIDHLRRQFSMDIDLLKNRWDNVLVPALKTKYSNANWEWSLICHIIFFNYSNNIEIEWNKIRINGKTTDELQKYIMSYSRNEKNDLKRLVKTRLLSMLEELFRNPDLSEKTQVTLSTVDIHKIDAPIERQITQVSFVDNLSAPFEFSESKAIVDHVFLYHPNLDLQTSQMKSSFFKNLLPSRPLHCVHMHWEKLVCVYLFSQRIDNWKMSFLEFISHWQFSSFNIVFSDIRVAKLYAHIPEDARKRFIKTCILFSDANNGTLSFLMKIKFCYEHLRLKKDDLSKYDKILEYSIPLFSPHQKTEDKNWDSGYKSRSCFSFSEKLEILKKVIGAYPDEDASLVSPSIKFFTNIAPLFDRKYVSLKDHWHRSIRLMLLLFKHKKINGNWEYDVLSHFVRSNIQSRQNIDWPNTMMQFPYLTTNAISSVLAYAMKKKEDGSFLEKLKNAMETAKIKNRSIENEQWKDILQYYRNYEENRKKN is encoded by the exons ATGTACCATGCAGGAAGTTGGATGGATCGAACGCCCAA GATGAAAATATCCGTAGGTAAATTAACAAAAGTGTTTGTTTTGTACTATCTTCACCGAATCTTACCGGATGACAAATTTAATGAATACCTTCAGGTAGAAAATTAccaa AGTATGACCAATGCAAAGGAAATGGTGATGGCCATAGAAATATTCAATGGGAAAATTTATAGTTgtgatgaaatattaaattatactttggATTCCCAGATATTTAAAgatctatgtaaaaaaatagactttacTAATAAGTTGGTCCTAAACTACCTCAAAAATGCGTCCCTCCTTCATATCAGACGACAGTTCCAAGAGGCAGTAGAAATGAATTCAGACATCAGTCTCGAGTCTGTCATTGACTCTTCCagtgttttattttctacttcAAATAGGAATCAAAAGTTATATGAAGTTGTGGACTTGACATTTATGGATTCAAGTGATCATAGCTCCTCACCACCTTCTCCGGATCCTCTTCGTGAGGAATCAAATGCATCTTCAGATTCCCAGAGGGAAAAAGAAATGGGTGCAAAAAGACcatttaatacttttgaatCACCTGTTGACTTTGTATTATCCAAGAAAATAAGAACGATTAATAATGATGATGTCActttagaagaagaagaaggtttAATACcattgaatttaaaagattaCATTAAGAAGCAAATTTCTGAAATCAATGAAAGTACATTTGATCCTCCGTCTTCCAAGAAAGCAAaag gaaCTACTTCCAAAAGACTTTTATCCCAAACTAAGTGGACTATTGATGATGACAAACTCATAATTTCATTTGTCCATTCTGAAGAGGATAATatcatgaaaaaatggaaattgagGAAGAAAATATCGGATTTTTTACCATATGAGGAACTTTTCCAACGCTCTGCGAGTGCATTGTACAATCGAtggaaattgtttatttatcccTTTCTAGTTTTGTATAATGAAAAGTCAGACATTTTGTGTTGgcgtttaaaattttttcaaattcttaaagAACGAAACTACTCTTCTATTATTGACGTCCCATGGTTAGTGATGGTAGACTTGCTtccaataaataatttgcaaacGTATAAAGGATTATTTGACAACTTTAAGAACAAGTCCAGAAAAACATCTTTCACAGAAATTATTGCTTACGCCATAACAAATCTTACCGAAAAATTATACcacattaacaaattaaaaacgTACCATGAATCCTTTCTAAAAGTAAACAAGGGATCTCAAAGTAGCAAACATAATTCTAGTAATATTAATGTATCAGCTAAGAATGTATCAACTTCTTTACATGTGAGTCAAATTCGGCCTCCCCTCAACAATAAAATCTCGGTGAAAGATGATCTAATTTGTTCTCCTCTGGTATCTACAGTTAATGTGAGAAAAAATCTACTTCCTTCCTCTATTTTAAGCTCTCATCAACCTCAAAATACTCAATCTagttctaacaaaaaaaatgattcattctTAACAACGACCTCCTGGCATTCGCCTTTATTATCTCAAGCCAAAAATCCCGATTCATCAAAACAAGATTCAAATGAAAAGATGGAATCACATTTGATTCCAAACACCTTACGTCTGTCCAcgaaaaataatgttgtaattGCTCCAGTCAATAATCCAAAAAACCCTTCATTTGAGAAAAGTGGAGACAAAGAACTCAATTGGAGCTTGAACCATGATATGGAGTTGCTTTACGCTGTTCTGAGGATTAATCCTCTTTTCTTagaactatttaataaaattatattcccaTGCTTTGAGATTGATCATCTGAGAAGACAATTTTCTATGGACATTGACCTTTTAAAGAATCGATGGGATAATGTTCTAGTACCTGCATTGAAAACGAAATACAGTAATGCAAATTGGGAATGGTCTCTAATttgtcatattatatttttcaattattctaacAACATTGAAATTGAATGGAACAAAATTCGAATAAACGGAAAAACAACTgatgaattacaaaaatatattatgtcctATTCTAGGAACGAAAAGAACGATTTAAAAAGATTAGTCAAAACAAGACTTTTATCAATGTTGGAAGAATTATTCAGAAATCCTGACTTATCGGAAAAGACACAAGTTACTTTGTCTACTGTAGATATACACAAGATTGACGCACCTATTGAAAGGCAAATTACCCAAGTCAGCTTTGTGGATAATTTATCCGCACCTTTTGAATTCTCTGAATCTAAAGCTATTGTCGACCATGTTTTCCTTTATCATCCCAATTTGGATCTTCAGACTTCTCAAATGAAatcatcttttttcaaaaatctattaccTTCTAGACCATTGCATTGTGTTCATATGCATTGGGAAAAACTagtatgtgtttatttattctCTCAACGTATAGATAATTGGAAAATGTCATTCTTGGAGTTCATTAGTCATTGGCAATTTTCCTCCTTTAATATTGTTTTCAGTGATATTAGAGTTGCTAAATTATATGCTCACATTCCCGAAGATGCAAGAAAAAGATTCATTAAAACGTGTATATTATTTAGTGATGCAAACAATGGTACGCTatcttttcttatgaaaatcaaattttgctaTGAacatttaagattaaaaaaagacgATCTTTCTAAGTATGATAAAATCCTGGAGTATAGCATTCCTTTATTCTCACCTCATCAGAAAACAGAAGATAAGAACTGGGATTCGGGATATAAATCCCGATCTTGTTTTTCTTTCTCAGAAAAATTGGAgattcttaaaaaagtaataggaGCATATCCTGACGAAGATGCATCATTAGTTAGTCCTtctatcaaattttttacaaatatagctCCACTGTTTGATAGGAAATATGTGTCTTTGAAGGATCATTGGCATAGGTCTATAAGATTAATGTTATTGctatttaagcataaaaaaattaatggcaaCTGGGAATACGACGTGTTATCCCACTTCGTTCGAAGTAATATACAAAGTAGGCAAAATATCGACTGGCCTAATACGATGATGCAGTTTCCTTATCTAACTACTAATGCCATAAGTAGCGTCCTTGCATATgccatgaagaaaaaagaagacgGATCTTTCTtagaaaaactcaaaaatgcaATGGAGactgcaaaaattaaaaatagatcgATAGAGAACGAGCAGTGGAAAGATATTCTTCAGTACTACAGAAACTATGAagagaacagaaaaaaaaattaa